Proteins from a genomic interval of Dermacentor variabilis isolate Ectoservices chromosome 8, ASM5094787v1, whole genome shotgun sequence:
- the LOC142590309 gene encoding zinc finger HIT domain-containing protein 3-like, with product MAGEQLVCGVCNSGEPRYRCPRCLTRYCSCDCYRNHKQEEGRCRDPDVPEPAEAGEEPEYRYPTPDTVPPERLCRLRDSEAVRETLRNRNVRALLRDLDRSRDPTTMLDSLMREPIFMEFVNACLDAVGVGED from the coding sequence ATGGCTGGCGAACAGTTGGTCTGCGGTGTGTGCAATAGCGGCGAGCCCCGCTACCGCTGTCCGCGCTGCTTGACGCGGTACTGCTCGTGCGACTGCTACCGGAATCACAAACAAGAGGAGGGCCGTTGCCGCGACCCGGACGTGCCTGAACCGGCGGAGGCTGGCGAAGAGCCCGAGTACAGGTACCCGACGCCGGACACGGTGCCGCCGGAGAGGCTGTGCCGCTTGCGCGATTCGGAGGCCGTTCGCGAGACTCTGCGCAACAGAAACGTGCGGGCGCTGCTGCGCGATCTGGACCGGAGCAGGGACCCCACAACCATGTTGGACTCACTGATGCGAGAGCCCATCTTTATGGAATTTGTGAACGCTTGCCTGGACGCCGTTGGCGTCGGGGAAGACTAA